In one Magallana gigas chromosome 7, xbMagGiga1.1, whole genome shotgun sequence genomic region, the following are encoded:
- the LOC136269812 gene encoding uncharacterized protein isoform X3, whose amino-acid sequence MDCVSPDFKELICTWNKSNPHSAPTKWEIWYSWRPVNGLKYSKQVRCPAEIPTTFSMTCRWASCRDPLCKEGFAPMREYRVYVAGFSQLGNVTKTFDITPEHHVKLTVEKLQLRTTATSLVVKWNLDEDIFLSIFNFTLDFETSLDNLRKDPKVSKWTINSKGETEFTKEIPGLYPFTRYKFCVKAKLSGNRGFWSEPVCDVVITKETAPIYAPDTDRWAFYVDGDQIQLYMKEVPLHLRTSKEYRYSIQGLEGGNITTSAVTPGNTTITIPASRISEQGPLLIRSCNDMGCSSASTPVNTDKIRTEFRPRGVIVTKKTDSYTVSCDIPEKFRKEIQLTKFYYCRGHRENNICLSNFNWMTKTGAESNLTIIVPDDKYGDWMFGVSIVANDNTSGGILFADCYSSSNNSCKYGNILKVEHASDKILITILVVLPSVILILIAFFILRYLKQRYCEEIKIELPVLFQMKNSQRDMTYESQNFDELYNSIPTTNIEHQEATETKTVNNGDKRKISVKGSSESTSCDTGVVDSSFGSFRYDTVQNHGLDEEKQYFLDGETSTSSSVSSKANSKEFDKNNDDVFDRNCSVSYKASLISINENYVTNEDCMENKQDLKEKAQYFLDALPSEYARCVVSDDLPGYYTQSDEVVSLNENYVTNEDLIENKQDSKEDARHSFDVLPSEYAKCVVSDDLFIYHTQSEESISFAEESRLCSSNKINNGGLKTSTLNFKTKSFSDSFINPEHVPFLIRSSVEFKETVTMHPDYVH is encoded by the exons ATGGACTGCGTTTCTCCTGATTTCAAGGAACTGATTTGTACCTGGAACAAATCGAATCCACACTCTGCCCCGACTAAATGGGAGATATGGTACAGTTGGAGACCAGTAAACGGGTTAAAGTACAG TAAACAAGTACGTTGTCCAGCCGAGATTCCAACGACTTTCTCCATGACCTGCCGCTGGGCTTCTTGTAGAGACCCTTTGTGCAAAGAGGGCTTTGCCCCAATGCGAGAGTACAGAGTTTACGTAGCCGGATTCAGTCAACTTGGAAACGTAACTAAGACATTCGACATCACACCGGAACACCATG tTAAACTTACTGttgaaaaattacaattaaGAACAACTGCCACTTCTTTGGTCGTAAAGTGGAATCTTGACGAAGATATATTCCTTTCAATTTTTAACTTTACTCTTGATTTTGAAACCTCACTGGACAATCTAAGAAAAGATCCTAAG GTTTCAAAATGGACCATAAACTCAAAAGGAGAGACCGAGTTTACAAAAGAAATTCCAGGCCTATACCCATTCACACGGTATAAATTCTGCGTCAAAGCGAAGTTGTCGGGTAACAGGGGTTTTTGGAGTGAGCCCGTTTGTGACGTAGTGATCACCAAGGAAACAG CTCCTATATATGCGCCAGACACCGACAGATGGGCATTTTACGTAGACGGAGATCAAATTCAACTCTACATGAAG GAAGTCCCTCTCCATCTCCGCACCTCTAAAGAATACAGGTACAGCATTCAAGGTCTTGAGGGAGGTAATATTACAACCTCAGCGGTGACCCCAGGTAATACGACGATCACCATCCCCGCGTCACGGATCAGCGAGCAGGGGCCGTTATTAATCAGGTCTTGTAATGACATGGGCTGCAGCAGCGCTTCTACTCCAGTAAACACGGACAAAATAAGAACAG AATTTCGACCTCGAGGTGTAATCGTAACGAAGAAGACCGACAGCTACACGGTGTCATGTGACATTCCCGAGAAGTTCCGGAAGGAAATCCAGCTAACCAAATTCTACTACTGCCGGGGACACCGAGAAAATAACATTTGTCTG AGTAACTTTAATTGGATGACAAAAACTGGCGCTGAATCCAATTTGACAATAATAGTACCAGACGACAAATATGGAGATTGGATGTTTGGAGTATCCATAGTTGCTAATGACAACACTTCCGGTGGCATTTTGTTTGCCGATTGCTATTCTTCTTCAAATAACAGTTGTAAATATGGCAACATATTGAAAGTAGAACATGCCTCAG ACAAGATTTTGATCACCATTCTTGTCGTGCTCCCTTCTGTCATTTTAATCTTGATAGCGTTTTTCATCCTTAG ATATTTGAAACAACGTTATTGTGAAGAAATTAAGATTGAACTACCAGTGCTTTTCCAGATG aaAAACAGTCAAAGAGATATGACTTATGAATCCCAAAACTTTGACGAACTATACAACAGCATACCAACAACAAATATTGAACACCAAGAAGCCACGGAAACCAAAACCGTTAACAACGGAGATAAACGTAAAATCTCTGTAAAGGGTTCTAGCGAATCAACTTCTTGTGACACCGGTGTTGTTGATAGCAGCTTTGGTAGTTTTCGGTACGATACAGTTCAAAACCATGGACTCGATGAAGAAAAACAATACTTCTTGGATGGCGAAACGTCTACTTCTTCCTCGGTATCTAGCAAGGCAAATTCGAAGGAATTTGACAAAAACAATGACGATGTTTTTGATAGAAATTGTAGCGTGTCATATAAGGCAAGTCTTATTAGCATTAATGAAAATTACGTAACCAACGAAGACTGCATGGAAAACAAACAAGACTTAAAAGAAAAGGCACAGTATTTTTTGGATGCGTTACCTTCAGAATATGCAAGATGTGTTGTATCCGATGACTTACCTGGATATTATACACAATCTGATGAAGTTGtttctttaaatgaaaattatgtaaCCAACGAAGATCTCATAGAAAACAAACAAGATTCAAAAGAAGACGCAAGACATTCTTTTGATGTGTTGCCCTCAGAATATGCAAAATGTGTTGTTTCCGATGATCTCTTTATATACCATACCCAGTCTGAGGAAAGCATTTCTTTTGCAGAAGAAAGTCGTTTGTGTAGtagtaacaaaattaataacggAGGCTTAAAGACCTCGACgttaaattttaaaacgaaGTCATTTTCAGACAGTTTTATAAATCCAGAACATGTGCCGTTTCTAATCCGTTCCTCGGTAGAATTCAAAGAAACAGTCACAATGCATCCGGATTATGTACACtga
- the LOC136269812 gene encoding uncharacterized protein isoform X2: MSPQRTLTGSMHVFFAAIGVFGICCISANIVKPEPPETMDCVSPDFKELICTWNKSNPHSAPTKWEIWYSWRPVNGLKYSKQVRCPAEIPTTFSMTCRWASCRDPLCKEGFAPMREYRVYVAGFSQLGNVTKTFDITPEHHVKLTVEKLQLRTTATSLVVKWNLDEDIFLSIFNFTLDFETSLDNLRKDPKVSKWTINSKGETEFTKEIPGLYPFTRYKFCVKAKLSGNRGFWSEPVCDVVITKETAPIYAPDTDRWAFYVDGDQIQLYMKEVPLHLRTSKEYRYSIQGLEGGNITTSAVTPGNTTITIPASRISEQGPLLIRSCNDMGCSSASTPVNTDKIRTEFRPRGVIVTKKTDSYTVSCDIPEKFRKEIQLTKFYYCRGHRENNICLSNFNWMTKTGAESNLTIIVPDDKYGDWMFGVSIVANDNTSGGILFADCYSSSNNSCKYGNILKVEHASDKILITILVVLPSVILILIAFFILRYLKQRYCEEIKIELPVLFQMKNSQRDMTYESQNFDELYNSIPTTNIEHQEATETKTVNNGDKRKISVKGSSESTSCDTGVVDSSFGSFRYDTVQNHGLDEEKQYFLDGETSTSSSVSSKANSKEFDKNNDDVFDRNCSVSYKASLISINENYVTNEDCMENKQDLKEKAQYFLDALPSEYARCVVSDDLPGYYTQSDEVVSLNENYVTNEDLIENKQDSKEDARHSFDVLPSEYAKCVVSDDLFIYHTQSEESISFAEESRLCSSNKINNGGLKTSTLNFKTKSFSDSFINPEHVPFLIRSSVEFKETVTMHPDYVH, encoded by the exons TCAAACCCGAACCACCTGAAACTATGGACTGCGTTTCTCCTGATTTCAAGGAACTGATTTGTACCTGGAACAAATCGAATCCACACTCTGCCCCGACTAAATGGGAGATATGGTACAGTTGGAGACCAGTAAACGGGTTAAAGTACAG TAAACAAGTACGTTGTCCAGCCGAGATTCCAACGACTTTCTCCATGACCTGCCGCTGGGCTTCTTGTAGAGACCCTTTGTGCAAAGAGGGCTTTGCCCCAATGCGAGAGTACAGAGTTTACGTAGCCGGATTCAGTCAACTTGGAAACGTAACTAAGACATTCGACATCACACCGGAACACCATG tTAAACTTACTGttgaaaaattacaattaaGAACAACTGCCACTTCTTTGGTCGTAAAGTGGAATCTTGACGAAGATATATTCCTTTCAATTTTTAACTTTACTCTTGATTTTGAAACCTCACTGGACAATCTAAGAAAAGATCCTAAG GTTTCAAAATGGACCATAAACTCAAAAGGAGAGACCGAGTTTACAAAAGAAATTCCAGGCCTATACCCATTCACACGGTATAAATTCTGCGTCAAAGCGAAGTTGTCGGGTAACAGGGGTTTTTGGAGTGAGCCCGTTTGTGACGTAGTGATCACCAAGGAAACAG CTCCTATATATGCGCCAGACACCGACAGATGGGCATTTTACGTAGACGGAGATCAAATTCAACTCTACATGAAG GAAGTCCCTCTCCATCTCCGCACCTCTAAAGAATACAGGTACAGCATTCAAGGTCTTGAGGGAGGTAATATTACAACCTCAGCGGTGACCCCAGGTAATACGACGATCACCATCCCCGCGTCACGGATCAGCGAGCAGGGGCCGTTATTAATCAGGTCTTGTAATGACATGGGCTGCAGCAGCGCTTCTACTCCAGTAAACACGGACAAAATAAGAACAG AATTTCGACCTCGAGGTGTAATCGTAACGAAGAAGACCGACAGCTACACGGTGTCATGTGACATTCCCGAGAAGTTCCGGAAGGAAATCCAGCTAACCAAATTCTACTACTGCCGGGGACACCGAGAAAATAACATTTGTCTG AGTAACTTTAATTGGATGACAAAAACTGGCGCTGAATCCAATTTGACAATAATAGTACCAGACGACAAATATGGAGATTGGATGTTTGGAGTATCCATAGTTGCTAATGACAACACTTCCGGTGGCATTTTGTTTGCCGATTGCTATTCTTCTTCAAATAACAGTTGTAAATATGGCAACATATTGAAAGTAGAACATGCCTCAG ACAAGATTTTGATCACCATTCTTGTCGTGCTCCCTTCTGTCATTTTAATCTTGATAGCGTTTTTCATCCTTAG ATATTTGAAACAACGTTATTGTGAAGAAATTAAGATTGAACTACCAGTGCTTTTCCAGATG aaAAACAGTCAAAGAGATATGACTTATGAATCCCAAAACTTTGACGAACTATACAACAGCATACCAACAACAAATATTGAACACCAAGAAGCCACGGAAACCAAAACCGTTAACAACGGAGATAAACGTAAAATCTCTGTAAAGGGTTCTAGCGAATCAACTTCTTGTGACACCGGTGTTGTTGATAGCAGCTTTGGTAGTTTTCGGTACGATACAGTTCAAAACCATGGACTCGATGAAGAAAAACAATACTTCTTGGATGGCGAAACGTCTACTTCTTCCTCGGTATCTAGCAAGGCAAATTCGAAGGAATTTGACAAAAACAATGACGATGTTTTTGATAGAAATTGTAGCGTGTCATATAAGGCAAGTCTTATTAGCATTAATGAAAATTACGTAACCAACGAAGACTGCATGGAAAACAAACAAGACTTAAAAGAAAAGGCACAGTATTTTTTGGATGCGTTACCTTCAGAATATGCAAGATGTGTTGTATCCGATGACTTACCTGGATATTATACACAATCTGATGAAGTTGtttctttaaatgaaaattatgtaaCCAACGAAGATCTCATAGAAAACAAACAAGATTCAAAAGAAGACGCAAGACATTCTTTTGATGTGTTGCCCTCAGAATATGCAAAATGTGTTGTTTCCGATGATCTCTTTATATACCATACCCAGTCTGAGGAAAGCATTTCTTTTGCAGAAGAAAGTCGTTTGTGTAGtagtaacaaaattaataacggAGGCTTAAAGACCTCGACgttaaattttaaaacgaaGTCATTTTCAGACAGTTTTATAAATCCAGAACATGTGCCGTTTCTAATCCGTTCCTCGGTAGAATTCAAAGAAACAGTCACAATGCATCCGGATTATGTACACtga